A window of the Cystobacter fuscus genome harbors these coding sequences:
- a CDS encoding YqjF family protein, whose product MSSPDIDRLAPTRRPDERPVMYQSWRHLLFLHWSLPVEQVAPLLPEGLTLDTFEGRAWVGLVPFTMRGVRPRGLPAVGFLSDFHETNVRTYVHFQGRDPGVWFFSLEAANAIAVRLARAWFKLPYHYAGMELTAAPGGTSYAYRSERRWPPPTPATCAVRCRPKGSASTSTPGTLQHFLVERYFLYSQARGELYRGQVHHAPYEVRGADVEGLEETLLAAAGLSRPSEAPLAHFSEGVDVDVFRLRRVVR is encoded by the coding sequence ATGTCTTCGCCGGACATCGATCGCCTCGCGCCCACGCGCCGCCCGGACGAGCGGCCGGTGATGTACCAGAGCTGGCGCCACCTGCTCTTCCTGCACTGGTCGCTGCCCGTGGAACAGGTGGCCCCGCTGCTGCCCGAGGGCCTCACGCTCGACACCTTCGAGGGCCGGGCCTGGGTGGGGCTCGTGCCCTTCACCATGCGCGGGGTGCGGCCCCGGGGCCTGCCCGCGGTGGGCTTCCTGTCGGACTTCCACGAGACGAACGTGCGCACCTACGTGCACTTCCAGGGGCGCGACCCGGGCGTCTGGTTCTTCAGCCTCGAGGCCGCCAACGCCATCGCGGTCCGGCTGGCGAGGGCATGGTTCAAGCTGCCCTACCATTATGCGGGCATGGAGCTGACGGCGGCGCCCGGGGGGACTTCCTACGCCTACCGCTCCGAGCGCCGCTGGCCCCCGCCCACGCCCGCCACCTGCGCGGTGCGGTGCAGGCCGAAGGGGAGCGCGTCCACGTCCACGCCGGGCACGCTCCAGCACTTCCTCGTCGAGCGCTACTTCCTCTACTCCCAGGCTCGCGGCGAGCTCTACCGCGGGCAGGTGCACCACGCGCCCTACGAGGTGAGGGGCGCGGACGTGGAGGGCCTGGAGGAAACGCTCCTGGCGGCCGCGGGCCTGTCCCGCCCGTCCGAGGCGCCCCTGGCCCACTTCTCCGAGGGCGTGGACGTGGACGTGTTCCGCTTGCGGCGCGTGGTGCGCTGA